A genomic segment from Anticarsia gemmatalis isolate Benzon Research Colony breed Stoneville strain chromosome 14, ilAntGemm2 primary, whole genome shotgun sequence encodes:
- the LOC142978097 gene encoding uncharacterized protein LOC142978097: MNKALWLVCCAAALAGSSAFSIPLRQDPETLCAGQENFLRIPCVESCFQYYQCYSGRAYLMQCPPFTWFNEQEQHCDWSAAPAHCESIEPEPEPEPEPEPEPEPEPEPEPEPEPEPEPEPEPEPEPEPEPLPEPEPVQDDSESSEPAEEEGSGEDWQEDAVRRYVKSFRNIKQEEIDAEVEEEEVQAKQEDLEENDEEIEEVKRRQEEEEDEFDGEYIEDKRKAQEEILDENDEDLIEEVRKLMRQEEEAEEENDEVEEAKKRQEDVEEEFEDENESQERQEEDEEVVEGEQEESQERQEEAEEENDEEAEEVRKRQEEIVEEELEDDFEAKMQEELEEESDDVEEVKKRQEEVEEDEEESDVEEAKKRQEEAEEESDDDVEEAKKRQEEVDDEEEVEEEVKKRQEEADEESDDEDVEETKKRQEEAEEESDDEEELKKRQEEAEEDDEAVEEAKKRQEEEEESDDVEEEIKKRQEEESNDDEEEQVEDLKKRQEENDKEVEEEEESKKRQEEDEEESNDEEVEERQEEEIDDEVDEEELEAKKRQEEVEEDEEEEELKKRQDEEAEENDEEESEVERSQEEIDDEVEVESEEVENFRTKAKKLFKRVLNVFK; the protein is encoded by the exons AGGCCTTATGGTTAGTATGTTGCGCGGCGGCGCTGGCCGGCAGCTCCGCATTCTCAATCCCTTTGAGACAAGATCCGGAGACCCTGTGTGCTGGCCAGGAGAACTTCCTGAGGATCCCCTGTGTAGAGAGCTGCTTCCAATACTACCAATGCTACTCCGGACGCGCCTATCTTATGCAATGTCCTCCCTTCACGTGGTTCAATGAACAGGAGCAA CACTGCGACTGGTCTGCGGCTCCTGCTCACTGCGAGAGTATTGAGCCTGAACCTGAACCGGAGCCTGAACCCGAACCCGAACCCGAACCCGAACCGGAACCCGAACCCGAGCCAGAACCCGAACCTGAGCCCGAACCTGAACCCGAACCTGAGCCTGAACCCGAACCCCTTCCCGAACCCGAACCCGTTCAGGATGACTCCGAATCTTCCGAACCCGCTGAGGAAGAAGGCTCCGGCGAAGACTGGCAAGAGGACGCAGTCAGGCGTTACGTGAAATCTTTCAGAAACATCAAACAAGAGGAAATCGACGCCGAAGTTGAAGAAGAAGAGGTGCAAGCTAAACAGGAGGATCTGGAAGAGAACGATGAAGAAATTGAAGAAGTAAAGAGaagacaagaagaagaagaagatgaaTTTGACGGAGAATACATTGAAGACAAACGTAAGGCACAGGAAGAGATCTTGGACGAGAATGATGAGGACTTGATCGAAGAAGTTAGGAAGTTAATGAGACAAGAGGAAGAGGCTGAAGAAGAAAATGACGAAGTAGAAGAAGCTAAGAAGAGGCAAGAAGATGTTGAAGAAGAATTTGAGGATGAAAATGAAAGTCAAGAGAGACAAGAGGAAGATGAAGAAGTTGTAGAAGGCGAGCAAGAAGAAAGCCAAGAAAGACAAGAAGAGGCCGAAGAAGAGAATGACGAAGAAGCAGAAGAAGTAAGGAAAAGGCAAGAAGAAATTGTAGAAGAAGAATTAGAAGATGATTTTGAGGCTAAGATGCAGGAGGAATTAGAAGAGGAATCTGATGACGTAGAGGAGGTAAAGAAACGTCAGGAGGAAGTTGAGGAAGATGAGGAAGAAAGTGACGTCGAGGAGGCAAAGAAGAGACAAGAAGAGGCCGAAGAAGAATCCGATGATGACGTAGAGGAAGCCAAGAAACGTCAGGAAGAGGTTGATGATGAGGAAGAGGTAGAAGAAGAAGTAAAGAAAAGGCAAGAGGAAGCCGATGAGGAATCAGATGACGAAGATGTAGAGGAAACTAAGAAGAGGCAAGAAGAGGCCGAAGAAGAATCTGATGATGAAGAAGAATTGAAGAAGAGGCAAGAGGAAGCCGAAGAGGATGATGAGGCAGTTGAAGAAGCTAAGAAACgccaagaagaagaagaagaatccGATGATGTAGAGGAGGAGATCAAGAAGAGACAAGAAGAAGAATCCAATGATGATGAGGAAGAACAAGTAGAAGACCTAAAGAAGCGTCAAGAGGAAAATGATAAAGAAgttgaagaagaagaagaatccAAGAAGAGGCAAGAGGAAGACGAAGAAGAATCCAACGACGAGGAAGTCGAAGAACGTCAGGAAGAAGAGATCGATGATGAGGTAGATGAAGAAGAATTAGAAGCTAAGAAACGTCAAGAAGAAGTTGAAGAAGATgaggaagaagaagaattgAAGAAGAGACAAGATGAAGAAGCAGAAGAGAATGATGAAGAAGAAAGTGAAGTAGAACGTTCACAAGAAGAGATCGATGATGAAGTAGAGGTTGAGAGCGAAGAAGTAGAAAACTTCAGAACAAAAGCTAAGAAGTTGTTCAAACGCGTACTCAACGTGTTCAAGTAA